The following proteins are encoded in a genomic region of Brachypodium distachyon strain Bd21 chromosome 1, Brachypodium_distachyon_v3.0, whole genome shotgun sequence:
- the LOC100821638 gene encoding protein PHOTOPERIOD-INDEPENDENT EARLY FLOWERING 1 isoform X5 has product MKDPSNQANGCNHESGGTSSDEGNSSEEVDDSYSYTEFVKKNHGKSNGSISSVGEQGDKDYVAADEGKDDEATLSEEEELAKGDSPDPLDEIKLLQKESEIPLEELLARYQMDGYADGVTTELENSPTHYNEEVNTDMSLDGQSVDILKLNNDMLENHEITDMLERKLVSGNALQPEIVPESSVQGCSVKEDELTDAKVANEETGDSVIDDAAAAARSAQPTGNTFSTTSVRTKFPFLLKHSLREYQHIGLDWLVAMYEKRLNGILADEMGLGKTIMTISLLAHLACEKGIWGPHLIVVPTSVMLNWETEFLKWCPAFKILTYFGSAKERKQKRQGWMKPNFFHVCITTYRLVIQDSKAFKRKKWKYLILDEAHLIKNWKSQRWQTLLNFNSKRRILLTGTPLQNDLMELWSLMHFLMPHVFQSHQEFKDWFCNPISGMVEGQDKVNKEVIDRLHNVLRPFILRRLKRDVEKQLPQKHEHVIYCRLSRRQRNLYEDFIANSETQATLTSGNYFGMISIIMQLRKVCNHPDLFEGRPIISSFDMAGINMQISSSVCMVLDKGPFSQADLSDMNLVFTQNEFNMTSWEVDEVADAFSPGITSRGSGAEFSCSNKDGQRGIGKNIFEEIQKALQEERMKEAKERAASIAWWNRIRCQKRPVYGTNIRELLTIRHPICDVLEKKSNPLCHMEFSSSLADLVLSSVERFNKMLGFIESFTFAIPAARAATPICWCKKRKSPVLLEPAYREQCMNEFSPILSPIRPAIVRRQVYFPDRRLIQFDCGKLQELAILLRRLKSEGHRALIFTQMTKMLDTLEEFINLYGYTYLRLDGSTQPEERQTLMQRFNTNPKYFLFILSTRSGGVGVNLVGADTVIFYDSDWNPAMDQQAQDRCHRIGQTREVNIYRLISESTIEENILKKANQKRALDDLVIQRGSYNTEFFKKLDPMEFFSGHAPLNVEDQQKDRSMPSVVSNETGLALSNADVEAAIRQAEDEADYMALKRLEQEEAADNQEFSEEAAGRLEDDELVNEEAKPDEHCSAEHKHQCSDVDNDKSVALPVNQLDEEKALRLAAGDGDMDMLADVKQMAAAAAAAGQASSSFENQLRPIDRYAMRFLELWDPIIDKAAVNYQANVVEEEWELERIEKLKEDLEAEIDEDQEPLSYETWDVDFATTAYRQHVEALAKKQLLEEQEKQACKAAKELEETNDIIRCSHRKKSKKNKRKAGKFKSLKRGRLSSESEAMLDETSVDTMSIDGNAPSPELISDESPHHCSHKRKKMVSRNEEVNSSSRSLKKFKKAPKSNCISESSSHKHLLEGKQLKLMDEVNFSDPKLVSIRSDGRISTPCMPVKRVMVIKPERLKRKGLIWPRDCVPDSWTNEEDAVLCGTVHEYGPVWELASEFLHSIPGGAFYRGRYRHPVHCCERFRELICKHVLSAMDNTNSEKVPSGTGKAILKVSEDQTQMLLNAISEIPNNELLLQKHFMAILSSVWRSKCGHEPRRVTSTCSSALNKPVRLNEKWSMTNYRPTSNLIKTALADAQAQCPRAVLPRNQESGRNYLELVLDFRTDQHAYEADFPSVVNVSILEPEPVKRAIVQVDQSLLSGLSHRNAEKRFRIASEACFDGEGSHWASSAFHVYDAARHKSGPKSVGKHKTSSESGRPAKSKIQRTTEPQDVPTAMNDFLRAPGQLLASAAEFHIAQSLSDFGINDSEFTCFHDLPLETDTEFAPCQYELASLPGIEELDPLSDFTDIG; this is encoded by the exons ATGAAAG ATCCTTCAAACCAAGCTAATGGCTGTAATCATGAATCTGGTGGTACTTCAAGTGATGAAGGCAATTCTTCCGAGGAAGTTGATGATAGCTACTCTTACACTGAGTTTGTGAAGAAGAATCAT GGGAAAAGTAATGGCAGCATCTCCTCTGTTGGTGAGCAG GGGGACAAAGATTATGTTGCTGCTGATGAAGGAAAG GATGATGAAGCAACTTTATCTGAAGAGGAAGAGCTGGCAAAGGGAGACAGCCCTGATCCTCTGGATGAG ATAAAATTACTGCAGAAAGAGAGTGAGATCCCACTAGAGGAACTTCTTGCGAGGTACCAAATG GATGGCTACGCAGATGGCGTAACAACAGAATTGGAGAATTCACCTACACATTATAATGAAGAGGTTAATACTGACATGTCTCTGGATGGTCAATCTGTGGACATTTTGAAACTGAACAATGACATGCTCGAAAATCACGAAATAACAGACATGCTGGAAAGAAAGCTTGTGAGCGGTAATGCCCTGCAACCAGAGATAGTACCAGAATCTAGCGTACAAGGATGTTCTGTTAAAGAAGATGAACTGACTGATGCTAAGGTGGCCAATGAGGAAACTGGTGACAGTGTAATtgatgatgctgctgctgctgcaagatCAGCACAACCAACTGGGAACACCTTCTCAACAACAAGCGTACGCACGAAATTCCCATTCCTCCTCAAGCATTCTCTTCGGGAATACCAGCATATTGGCTTGGATTGGTTGGTTGCTATGTATGAAAAGAGGCTGAATGGAATTCTAGCAGATGAAATGGGTTTAGGAAAGACGATAATGACTATCTCCTTGCTGGCACACCTTGCATGTGAGAAGGGGATATGGGGCCCACATCTTATTGTTGTCCCAACCAGTGTTATGTTAAATTGGGAAACTGAATTTCTGAAGTGGTGTCCTGCCTTTAAAATACTGACTTATTTTGGAAGTGCAAAGGAGAGAAAGCAGAAACGTCAGGGTTGGATGAAACCAAATTTTTTCCATGTATGCATCACGACATACAGACTTGTTATTCAGGACTCCAAAGCGTTCAAGCGAAAAAAGTGGAAGTATCTTATTCTTGATGAGGCTCATCTGATAAAGAACTGGAAATCACAAAGATGGCAGACTCTGCTAAATTTTAATTCAAAACGACGTATTCTTTTGACTGGAACTCCTTTGCAAAATGACCTTATGGAACTTTGGTCTCTCATGCATTTTTTGATGCCCCATGTATTCCAGTCTCACCAAGAGTTCAAGGATTGGTTCTGCAATCCAATTTCAGGAATGGTGGAGGGCCAAGACAAGGTAAACAAGGAAGTTATAGATCGGTTGCACAATGTCCTTCGTCCATTTATACTACGCCGATTGAAACGAGATGTTGAGAAACAGTTACCACAGAAGCATGAGCATGTCATCTATTGCCGActttcaagaaggcaaagaaacTTGTATGAAGATTTTATTGCCAACTCAGAGACACAAGCAACACTGACAAGTGGGAATTATTTTGGTATGATTAGTATCATTATGCAACTCAGAAAGGTTTGTAACCACCCAGATCTTTTTGAAGGCCGTCCAATTATCAGCTCATTTGACATGGCAGGAATTAACATGCAGATCAGCTCTTCTGTTTGTATGGTCCTTGATAAGGGGCCATTTTCTCAGGCTGATCTATCTGATATGAACCTTGTATTTACCCAAAATGAATTTAATATGACTTCTTGGGAGGTGGATGAGGTTGCTGATGCCTTTTCTCCAGGCATCACCTCTAGGGGCTCTGGTGCAGAGTTCTCCTGCTCTAACAAGGATGGTCAGAGAGGTattggaaaaaatatttttgaagaaattcaGAAAGCCTTGCAGGAGGAGAGAATGAAAGAAGCCAAAGAAAGAGCAGCTTCAATTGCATGGTGGAATAGGATAAGATGCCAGAAGAGGCCTGTTTATGGCACAAACATTAGAGAGCTTCTGACCATAAGACACCCTATCTGTGATGTTCTTGAGAAGAAGAGCAATCCCTTGTGCCACATGGAATTTTCCTCGAGTCTTGCAGATCTTGTTCTTTCATCAGTGGAACGCTTCAATAAAATGCTTGGCTTTATTGAATCATTTACTTTTGCAATTCCTGCTGCACGGGCAGCTACTCCTATTTGCTGGTGCAAAAAAAGGAAGTCTCCTGTTCTTCTTGAACCAGCATACAGAGAACAATGCATGAATGAGTTCTCTCCCATTCTCTCTCCTATCAGGCCTGCAATTGTCCGCcgtcaagtgtactttcctgACAGACGTTTGATCCAGTTTGATTGTGGGAAGTTGCAGGAGCTTGCTATTTTGCTGAGACGTTTGAAGTCAGAAGGACACAGGGCCTTGATATTTACTCAGATGACTAAGATGCTTGATACTCTGGAGGAGTTCATTAATTTGTATGGGTATACATATTTGCGGTTAGATGGTTCTACCCAGCCAGAAGAGAGGCAGACACTAATGCAGAGGTTTAATACAAACCCgaagtattttcttttcattttatcCACTCGTAGTGGTGGTGTGGGAGTCAACCTAGTAGGAGCAGACACTGTTATATTCTATGACAGTGACTGGAACCCTGCAATGGATCAACAAGCCCAAGACAGATGTCACAGGATAGGACAAACTCGGGAAGTTAACATCTATAGACTAATTAGTGAAAGCACTATAGAGGAGAATATTCTCAAGAAAGCAAATCAGAAGCGGGCTCTTGATGATTTAGTGATACAACGTGGTAGTTACAATACAGAATTCTTCAAGAAGCTTGACCCTATGGAGTTCTTTTCTGGCCATGCACCTCTTAATGTCGAAGATCAGCAGAAGGATCGCTCTATGCCTTCTGTAGTCTCAAATGAAACAGGTCTTGCGCTGTCAAACGCGGATGTTGAAGCAGCTATTAGACAAGCAGAGGATGAAGCTGACTATATGGCTCTGAAAAGGTTGGAGCAGGAAGAGGCTGCAGACAATCAAGAATTTAGTGAGGAGGCTGCTGGAAGACTAGAAGATGACGAGCTTGTAAATGAGGAAGCGAAACCTGACGAGCACTGTAGTGCAGAGCATAAACATCAATGTTCTGATGTGGATAACGACAAAAGTGTTGCTTTACCTGTGAACCAATTAGATGAAGAAAAGGCTCTTAGATTGGCTGCAGGTGATGGAGATATGGACATGCTTGCTGATGTCAAGCAGATGGCTgccgcagctgctgcagcagggCAAGCGAGTTCATCTTTCGAAAATCAGCTCCGGCCAATTGATAGATATGCAATGCGGTTTTTGGAGCTCTGGGATCCTATAATTGACAAAGCTGCTGTAAACTATCAGGCGAATGTTGTAGAGGAAGAATGGGAACTTGAACGCATTGAAAAACTCAAAGAGGATTTAGAAGCAGAAATTGATGAAGACCAGGAACCACTTTCTTATGAGA CATGGGATGTTGATTTTGCTACTACAGCGTATCGCCAACATGTTGAGGCTCTAGCTAAAAAGCAG TTGTTGGAAGAGCAGGAAAAACAAGCTTGTAAAGCAGCCAAAGAGTTGGAGGAAACAAATGATATAATTAGGTG CAGTCACCGCAAAAAgtcaaagaagaacaaaagaaaggcAGGCAAGTTTAAATCCTTAAAAAGGGGACGTTTGTCATCTGAGTCAGAGGCCATGCTTGATGAAACTTCTGTTGATACTATGAGTATTGATGGCAATGCACCCTCGCCAGAGCTTATTAGTGATGAATCACCACACCATTGTTCTCATAAGCGTAAAAAGATGGTGTCTAGAAATGAGGAAGTCAACAGCAGTAGCAGAAGCCTGAAGAAGTTTAAGAAAGCCCCCAAGTCAAATTGTATTTCGGAATCCTCATCGCATAAGCACTTGCTTGAAGGCAAGCAGCTTAAGTTGATGGACGAAGTTAATTTTTCTGATCCCAAATTGGTGAGCATTAGGAGTGATGGCCGGATTTCCACCCCTTGCATGCCAGTAAAACGTGTTATGGTAATTAAGCCTGAGAGGTTGAAGAGGAAGGGTCTTATATGGCCTCGAGATTGTGTGCCTGATTCATGGACTAATGAGGAAGATGCGGTTCTTTGTGGAACTGTACATGAGTACGGTCCTGTTTGGGAGCTGGCTAGTGAGTTTCTTCATTCCATACCGGGTGGTGCATTTTATAGGGGAAGATACCGTCATCCTGTGCATTGCTGTGAGAGATTCCGAGAATTAATCTGCAAACATGTATTGTCTGCAATGGACAATACGAACAGTGAGAAGGTTCCTTCTGGTACTGGGAAGGCTATCTTGAAAGTATCTGAG GACCAAACTCAGATGTTGTTGAATGCGATCAGTGAAATTCCTAACAATGAGCTGCTTCTCCAGAAACATTTCATGGCCATACTTTCTTCTGTTTGGAGATCCAAATGTGGTCATGAACCCCGCCGTGTTACAAGTACTTGCTCGAGTGCACTCAATAAGCCTGTTAGATTGAATGAGAAGTGGTCCATGACAAACTACAGACCAACCTCTAATCTCATAAAGACAGCCCTCGCAGATGCTCAGGCCCAATGTCCAAGAGCGGTACTACCAAGGAACCAGGAATCCGGCCGGAACTATTTGGAGTTAGTTTTGGATTTCCGGACAGATCAACATGCTTATGAGGCAGACTTTCCATCTGTAGTGAATGTGTCCATTCTAGAACCAGAACCTGTTAAACGTGCCATTGTTCAGGTGGACCAATCACTGTTGTCTGGACTTTCTCATAGGAATGCTGAGAAGAGATTCAG GATAGCATCTGAAGCTTGTTTTGATGGGGAAGGATCTCATTGGGCATCGTCTGCTTTCCACGTTTATGATGCTGCTCGGCATAAGTCTGGCCCAAAGTCTGTTGGAAAGCACAAAACATCTTCAGAATCAGGAAGACCTGCAAAATCTAAAATTCAGAGGACTACTGAACCGCAGGATGTGCCAACTGCTATGAATGATTTTCTCCGGGCTCCGGGTCAACTTTTGGCAAGTGCAGCTGAGTTCCACATTGCGCAGTCCCTCTCTGACTTTGGCATTAATGATTCTGAGTTCACCTGCTTCCATGATCTTCCTCTAGAGACTGACACCGAGTTCGCCCCTTGCCAGTATGAGCTTGCTTCCCTTCCTGGTATCGAGGAGTTGGATCCTCTTTCAGATTTCACAGACATCGGATGA